A genomic window from Dictyoglomus sp. NZ13-RE01 includes:
- a CDS encoding lipid-A-disaccharide synthase → MKIMFSVGEVSGDLHGSYLVRTLKKYNPNIYFFGLGGSRMREEGVEIIDDVTEYSTIGFVEPLPYIPKFLFLLKRLERILREEKPDLLILIDFQGFNVLLAKIAKKLDIPTIYYFAPQYWLWGNKDKVKEIAEHITWIIATFPQEYSLYKNYTDNIVYFGHPLVDYLSGLERREREENLIGLFPGSRKHEIKSLMPLFMNIADHFSKQGFKFILPISSDKFKPLIEKFMDKNIDIEVISGKQSYSALQRISLGLASSGTITLEATLLLSPLFVFYKTSFITYMIAKRLVHHKYISLPNILAGKEIYPEYIQKFNIKKIITDVEEFLKNPNKRENMIRELGEIRSTLGEEGVLDKIAKFIISRAYE, encoded by the coding sequence ATGAAGATAATGTTTTCGGTAGGAGAAGTATCTGGGGATTTGCATGGTTCTTATTTGGTTAGAACCTTAAAAAAATACAATCCTAACATTTACTTTTTCGGCTTAGGTGGAAGCAGGATGAGGGAAGAGGGGGTTGAAATAATAGATGATGTTACGGAGTATAGCACTATTGGTTTTGTAGAACCGCTTCCTTACATTCCCAAATTTCTATTTTTGCTAAAAAGGCTTGAAAGGATTTTAAGGGAAGAAAAACCAGATTTACTTATTCTTATTGATTTTCAAGGCTTTAACGTACTCTTAGCCAAAATAGCAAAAAAACTTGATATTCCTACTATTTACTATTTTGCTCCCCAATATTGGTTATGGGGAAATAAGGATAAAGTAAAAGAGATAGCGGAACATATTACCTGGATAATAGCAACATTTCCTCAAGAATATTCTCTTTACAAAAACTATACTGATAACATAGTTTATTTTGGACATCCCTTAGTAGATTATTTATCGGGATTAGAAAGGAGAGAAAGAGAAGAAAATCTTATAGGGTTATTTCCTGGAAGTAGAAAACATGAGATAAAAAGTCTAATGCCTCTATTTATGAATATTGCGGATCATTTTTCTAAGCAAGGATTTAAATTTATTCTACCTATATCCTCCGATAAATTTAAACCTTTGATTGAGAAGTTTATGGATAAAAATATAGATATTGAGGTAATTTCTGGAAAACAAAGCTATTCAGCTTTGCAGAGGATAAGCTTGGGGCTTGCCTCTTCTGGCACCATAACTCTTGAGGCAACTCTTCTTCTTTCTCCACTATTTGTATTCTACAAAACCTCTTTTATAACTTATATGATTGCTAAAAGGCTTGTTCATCACAAATACATATCTTTACCTAATATTTTGGCTGGAAAGGAAATATATCCTGAGTATATTCAGAAGTTTAATATTAAAAAGATTATTACGGATGTGGAAGAATTTCTGAAAAATCCTAATAAAAGGGAGAATATGATAAGGGAGCTTGGGGAGATAAGGAGTACTCTTGGAGAGGAAGGAGTTCTTGATAAAATAGCTAAATTTATTATAAGTAGAGCCTATGAATGA
- the fusA gene encoding elongation factor G — translation MKQYTTEDLRNVGLFGHGGSGKTTLSEAILYTAKVIDRMGKVESGNTVSDFEPEEVKRGISLSLSLLPFEWKGKKINLVDTPGYADFIGEVISALMAVDTVVLVLDAISGIQVQHERIWSMAQEYSLPSAFIINKLDRENADFFETLKTLQERFGNKVLPIVLPIGKEASFQGIVDLLNEKAYIYPDDKGEEKETSIPSELKEEVNKWRQNLIETIIEFDEELLQRYLEGEEIEANLIVDTLRKAFINREIFPVFAISSTKNVGVSKFLDYVIQMFPNPKERAPIKVEDVKTGEEKEVKIGENNGVVAFVFKTSADPFVGKLNYLRIISGSLRPDSNLYNLNKDIQEKIAQIYYQRGKNQEQAIEVTTGDICVVSKLKETATNDTLSSKENSYKIKPLPFPEPVFSVSVIPKSRADEDRMSTALTRIVEEDPTIRVQRNFETNETLIYGLGDSHLEVVVERMQRKFGVNVTLGTPQVAYRETIRTTAKAEGKVKKQTGGRGQYGHVWLELEPLPRGGGFEFVDKIVGGVVPKNYIPAVEKGIRETMEKGILAGYPIVDVRVTLFDGSYHEVDSSDMAFKVAAAKAFKKGFLEAKPVLLEPIMQVEVTAPDTYTGDIISDLNGRRGRVTQIESLGKMQVIKALVPLAEMLRYSSTLKSITQGRGSYTMKFSHYEEVPAKIQEEIIAKAKPRAEEEEE, via the coding sequence ATGAAACAATATACCACTGAAGATTTAAGAAATGTAGGACTTTTTGGTCATGGAGGTTCTGGAAAAACTACATTATCGGAGGCAATTCTTTACACCGCTAAAGTTATAGATAGAATGGGAAAAGTTGAGAGTGGGAATACGGTTTCTGATTTTGAGCCTGAAGAAGTAAAAAGAGGAATTTCTCTTAGTTTATCCCTTCTTCCTTTTGAATGGAAAGGTAAGAAGATAAATTTAGTGGATACTCCTGGATATGCGGATTTTATTGGAGAAGTAATTAGTGCTCTTATGGCTGTAGATACTGTGGTGTTGGTCTTGGATGCAATCTCAGGTATTCAGGTTCAACATGAGAGAATCTGGAGCATGGCACAGGAATACTCTTTACCCTCCGCATTTATCATAAATAAGTTGGATAGAGAAAATGCGGACTTTTTTGAAACTTTGAAGACTTTACAAGAAAGATTTGGAAATAAAGTTTTACCAATAGTTTTGCCTATCGGAAAAGAGGCAAGTTTCCAAGGAATTGTTGATCTACTTAACGAAAAGGCTTATATTTATCCTGATGATAAAGGAGAAGAAAAAGAGACAAGTATTCCTTCAGAGTTGAAGGAAGAAGTAAATAAATGGAGACAAAATCTCATTGAAACTATTATAGAGTTTGATGAGGAACTTTTGCAAAGATATTTAGAGGGGGAAGAAATAGAAGCCAATCTAATTGTGGATACCCTTAGAAAAGCTTTTATTAATAGAGAGATATTCCCTGTTTTTGCCATATCTTCCACTAAGAATGTTGGAGTATCTAAATTTTTAGATTATGTAATTCAGATGTTTCCAAATCCTAAGGAGAGAGCTCCTATTAAGGTTGAAGATGTAAAGACAGGTGAAGAAAAGGAAGTTAAAATAGGGGAAAATAATGGTGTGGTGGCTTTTGTATTTAAGACTTCCGCAGATCCTTTTGTAGGAAAACTCAATTATTTAAGGATAATATCAGGAAGTTTGAGACCTGACTCAAACTTATACAATCTAAATAAAGATATTCAAGAAAAGATTGCCCAAATTTATTATCAAAGAGGCAAAAACCAAGAACAAGCTATTGAGGTTACTACTGGCGATATATGTGTAGTCTCAAAGCTAAAGGAAACTGCCACAAATGATACCTTATCAAGCAAAGAAAATTCTTACAAAATTAAGCCACTACCATTCCCAGAGCCAGTATTCTCAGTCTCCGTTATACCAAAATCAAGAGCGGACGAGGATAGAATGAGTACTGCCCTGACAAGAATAGTAGAGGAAGATCCTACAATAAGGGTACAAAGGAATTTTGAGACTAATGAAACCTTAATTTATGGATTAGGAGATTCCCATTTAGAGGTAGTAGTGGAAAGAATGCAAAGAAAATTTGGGGTAAATGTTACTTTAGGTACACCTCAAGTGGCATATAGAGAGACTATAAGGACGACAGCAAAGGCGGAAGGAAAGGTTAAGAAGCAGACAGGTGGAAGAGGTCAGTATGGACATGTTTGGTTAGAACTTGAACCCCTTCCAAGAGGTGGGGGATTTGAGTTTGTAGATAAAATTGTGGGTGGTGTAGTACCAAAGAACTACATACCTGCAGTAGAAAAGGGTATAAGGGAAACTATGGAGAAGGGTATTTTGGCTGGTTATCCAATAGTAGATGTTCGGGTTACATTATTTGATGGTTCATACCATGAAGTGGACTCCTCTGATATGGCTTTTAAAGTGGCAGCTGCAAAAGCTTTTAAAAAAGGATTTTTAGAGGCAAAACCTGTCCTACTGGAACCTATAATGCAGGTAGAAGTAACTGCGCCGGATACCTATACAGGGGATATAATAAGTGACCTTAATGGGAGGAGAGGAAGGGTTACTCAGATAGAGTCCTTAGGAAAAATGCAGGTTATAAAGGCTTTGGTACCTCTTGCGGAAATGTTGAGATATTCTTCTACTTTGAAATCAATTACGCAAGGTAGAGGCTCATATACGATGAAATTCTCCCATTATGAGGAAGTTCCTGCAAAGATACAAGAGGAGATTATTGCTAAGGCAAAACCAAGAGCAGAGGAAGAGGAAGAATGA
- a CDS encoding oxidoreductase, with product MKKIRMGVVGVGSLGQHHVRILSELEKVDLVGIADINEKRVREIASLYQIPFYTTNYKELMDKIDAVSIVTPTSTHFSIAKDFLERGIHIFVEKPVTQYLWEVEELLDLAGGKDLVFQVGHIERFNPAIQELKKYIKDPLYIEAHRMGYYSGKPDDVGVVLDLMIHDLDILFYLLGKDKIIKDIHGVGYSIVTPFEDFVNVSILFEGGILANLTASRVSSKKFRKLDIQEKDGTYITVDYINQSITITCLSNRVVDPSVESPVFEKEEPLKLELEQFINCIIKGESPLVTLEDGKLAVALATEILKEIEIYRI from the coding sequence ATGAAAAAAATTAGAATGGGTGTAGTTGGAGTTGGTTCTTTAGGACAACATCACGTAAGAATCTTGAGTGAGCTTGAGAAGGTTGATTTGGTTGGTATTGCGGACATAAATGAAAAGAGGGTCCGTGAGATAGCATCCCTTTATCAGATTCCCTTTTATACTACTAATTATAAGGAATTAATGGATAAGATTGATGCTGTCAGTATTGTCACTCCTACTTCAACTCATTTTAGTATAGCTAAAGATTTTTTGGAAAGAGGTATTCATATTTTTGTAGAAAAACCAGTTACTCAGTACTTATGGGAGGTAGAAGAGCTTTTAGATCTTGCTGGAGGAAAGGATTTAGTTTTTCAGGTTGGACATATAGAGAGATTTAATCCTGCTATACAGGAATTGAAAAAATATATTAAAGATCCTCTATATATTGAAGCTCATAGAATGGGTTATTATAGTGGAAAGCCAGATGATGTAGGAGTAGTTTTGGATCTAATGATTCATGACTTAGATATCCTCTTTTACTTGCTTGGAAAGGATAAAATAATAAAAGATATCCATGGTGTAGGCTACTCTATTGTTACTCCTTTTGAGGATTTTGTTAATGTCTCCATTCTTTTTGAGGGAGGAATTTTAGCAAATCTTACCGCAAGCAGGGTTTCTTCTAAAAAATTTAGAAAGTTAGATATTCAAGAGAAAGATGGTACCTATATAACAGTAGATTATATAAATCAAAGTATAACTATAACCTGCCTTTCCAATAGAGTAGTTGATCCCAGTGTAGAAAGTCCTGTCTTTGAAAAGGAGGAGCCTCTAAAACTTGAGCTGGAGCAGTTTATAAATTGTATTATTAAAGGGGAAAGTCCTTTAGTTACTTTAGAGGATGGAAAATTAGCTGTTGCTTTAGCAACAGAAATTTTAAAAGAGATAGAGATCTATAGGATATAA
- a CDS encoding deoxyuridine 5'-triphosphate nucleotidohydrolase, which produces MEKVEVLIERLDKNLPLPFYATEGASALDLFAREDFILPPFNEINGGIIVPTGIRIALPLGFLALVLPRSGLSAKEGITVLNTPGLIDSDYRGEILVNLINFSNRTFYGKRGMRIAQLLILSYPKVLWKEMDKLPETERGERGLGSTGI; this is translated from the coding sequence ATGGAGAAGGTAGAGGTTTTAATTGAGAGATTAGATAAAAATTTACCTCTCCCCTTTTATGCTACAGAGGGGGCATCCGCTCTTGATCTCTTTGCAAGGGAGGATTTTATACTTCCTCCTTTTAATGAAATAAATGGAGGAATAATAGTTCCTACGGGAATTAGAATAGCTCTGCCCTTGGGATTCTTAGCTTTAGTTCTACCAAGGAGTGGTTTATCTGCAAAGGAAGGGATTACAGTCTTAAACACTCCAGGACTAATAGATAGTGATTATAGAGGCGAGATATTGGTTAACTTAATTAATTTTTCCAACAGAACCTTTTATGGAAAAAGGGGAATGCGTATAGCCCAGTTGTTAATTCTATCTTATCCTAAGGTTTTATGGAAGGAAATGGATAAATTGCCAGAAACTGAAAGAGGAGAGAGGGGGCTGGGAAGCACAGGAATTTGA
- a CDS encoding proline--tRNA ligase, with protein MEEKKFVESITSQKEDFSRWYTDVILKAKLADYAPIKGCMVIRPYGFALWENMQRLLDEKIKRTGHENAYFPLFIPKSFLEKEAEHVEGFSPQVAWVTKGGDEDLVEPLAVRPTSESIICSMFSKWIQSWRDLPVLINQWANVVRWEKETRLFLRTTEFLWQEGHTAHRTLEEAEEEALKMLNVYKEFFEEDLSIPVIAGVKTENEKFAGALRTYSVEVLLADGRALQAGTSHNLGQHFAKAFDITFQDIDGERKYVWQTSWGVSTRSIGALIMTHGDDYGLVLPPKVAPYQIVIIPIWREDKDKEKVYRYVDEIYSILREHFRVFVDKDEEHTPGWKFNEWELKGVPVRIEIGPKEVEKGEIFTARRDKREKTSFKKENMVDNLRDLLNNIQRSMFEKALRFREENTYEVESFEEFKKIIEEKRGFIKASWCGSGECELKIKELTSATIRNIPFDWKEEKGKCIYCGKETNIKALFAKAY; from the coding sequence ATGGAGGAGAAAAAATTTGTAGAAAGTATAACTTCTCAAAAGGAAGACTTCTCAAGATGGTATACTGATGTAATTTTAAAAGCAAAGCTTGCAGATTATGCTCCAATTAAAGGTTGCATGGTAATTAGACCTTATGGATTTGCTCTGTGGGAGAATATGCAAAGATTGCTGGATGAAAAAATAAAAAGAACAGGTCATGAAAATGCATATTTCCCCTTGTTTATTCCTAAAAGTTTCCTTGAAAAAGAAGCAGAACACGTAGAGGGATTCTCTCCACAGGTAGCATGGGTAACAAAAGGAGGAGATGAAGATTTAGTAGAACCTCTTGCAGTAAGACCTACATCAGAGTCTATCATCTGTAGTATGTTTTCAAAGTGGATTCAATCATGGAGAGACTTACCCGTACTCATAAATCAATGGGCAAATGTGGTAAGATGGGAAAAAGAAACAAGGCTTTTCTTAAGAACAACAGAATTTTTATGGCAGGAAGGACACACTGCACATAGAACCTTAGAGGAAGCAGAAGAAGAGGCTTTAAAGATGTTAAATGTTTACAAAGAATTTTTTGAGGAAGATCTTTCTATACCAGTGATTGCTGGAGTAAAAACGGAGAATGAAAAGTTTGCTGGTGCGCTTAGAACCTATTCTGTAGAAGTATTGTTAGCGGATGGTAGAGCTCTTCAAGCTGGAACTTCACACAATTTAGGTCAACATTTTGCAAAAGCCTTTGATATTACCTTTCAAGATATAGATGGGGAAAGAAAGTATGTATGGCAAACCAGTTGGGGAGTTTCTACACGTTCCATTGGAGCACTAATTATGACTCATGGAGATGATTATGGTCTTGTCCTACCTCCAAAGGTAGCACCTTATCAGATAGTTATCATTCCAATATGGAGGGAAGATAAAGATAAGGAAAAGGTATATAGATATGTGGATGAAATTTACTCTATCTTAAGGGAGCATTTTAGGGTTTTTGTGGATAAGGATGAAGAACATACTCCAGGATGGAAGTTTAATGAGTGGGAGTTGAAAGGAGTTCCAGTAAGAATTGAAATAGGACCTAAGGAGGTAGAAAAAGGAGAGATCTTTACAGCAAGAAGAGATAAAAGAGAAAAAACTTCTTTCAAAAAGGAAAATATGGTGGATAACTTGAGAGATCTTTTAAATAACATTCAAAGGAGTATGTTTGAAAAAGCTTTGAGATTTAGAGAAGAAAATACTTATGAGGTAGAATCCTTTGAAGAATTTAAGAAAATAATAGAGGAAAAAAGAGGATTTATTAAAGCCAGTTGGTGTGGAAGTGGAGAATGCGAGTTAAAAATTAAAGAGCTAACTTCTGCTACTATAAGAAACATACCTTTTGATTGGAAAGAAGAAAAAGGAAAATGTATCTATTGTGGTAAAGAAACAAATATAAAAGCTTTGTTTGCCAAAGCCTACTAA
- a CDS encoding ABC transporter ATP-binding protein yields MKFWKKIFNLLKGYWIYLLGGFICILIVNSTQLYAPKFVGELIDQLAKTKDIASLNRIALIIILLLFLRSLFLYGQIYLLSFVGHRLVADLRNKLFEKIQYLSLEYFNKWSSSELISRTLQDTQLIQTSFLSSLSDFFYSIILLTGIIIILFISQWELALATLIIIPLFSLSVSGIGKEIQKWSLAVQRKIADLTTIIQESIKGARVVRIFVKENEEINRFKKENEKNFWRNIKIVQLTATQIPLASFLSALAIVFLIWLGSRKIAQGTLTIGSFIAFLTYVGMALDPALTLLRVFSGIKQASASFERIFEILEQGKDVVEIPNAIVLPPIKGRVEFENVYFTYDNKNWVLKNINLRVMEGEKVAIVGISGAGKTSLVNLIPRFIDPTLGRVKIDGYDLREVKLSSLRSQIGFVTQETIIFHGTVRDNIAYSKPNASLDEVIEAAKMAKAHDFIMTLPNGYNTIIGEGGVGLSGGQAQRIAIARTILHNPRLIILDEATSALDAESEALIQEALENLIKGKTTFIVAHRLSTIRWVDRIIVLDQGEIVEDGTHEELINKKGVYARLIHWQLEEGELSHEKN; encoded by the coding sequence ATGAAATTTTGGAAAAAAATTTTTAATTTATTAAAAGGATACTGGATTTATTTATTGGGCGGTTTTATATGTATACTGATTGTTAACTCAACTCAGTTATATGCTCCTAAATTTGTTGGGGAGCTTATTGATCAGCTCGCAAAAACAAAAGATATTGCCTCTTTAAATCGTATTGCTCTAATTATAATTTTGCTTCTATTTTTAAGAAGCCTATTTTTATATGGACAAATTTATTTATTATCCTTTGTAGGGCATAGATTAGTAGCAGATCTAAGAAACAAACTTTTTGAAAAGATCCAATATCTATCTTTGGAATATTTTAATAAATGGTCAAGTAGTGAACTTATATCAAGAACTCTCCAAGATACCCAACTCATCCAAACATCTTTTTTATCAAGTCTTTCTGACTTTTTCTATTCTATTATTCTTCTTACTGGAATTATAATAATTCTTTTCATTTCTCAATGGGAACTTGCCTTAGCAACCCTTATTATTATTCCTTTATTTTCACTATCAGTTTCGGGAATTGGAAAAGAGATACAGAAATGGTCCTTAGCTGTTCAGAGAAAGATTGCAGATTTAACAACTATTATTCAGGAAAGTATAAAGGGTGCTCGAGTGGTAAGAATTTTTGTAAAAGAGAATGAGGAAATAAACAGGTTTAAGAAAGAAAATGAAAAGAATTTTTGGAGAAATATAAAAATTGTTCAACTTACTGCAACCCAGATTCCTCTTGCAAGTTTTCTAAGTGCTCTTGCCATTGTTTTTCTTATATGGTTAGGGAGTAGAAAGATTGCACAAGGAACTCTTACTATTGGATCATTTATTGCCTTTCTAACTTATGTAGGTATGGCTCTTGATCCTGCATTAACTCTTTTAAGGGTCTTTTCTGGGATAAAGCAAGCTTCTGCCTCTTTTGAAAGAATTTTTGAGATCTTAGAACAAGGTAAGGATGTTGTTGAGATACCTAATGCAATTGTTCTTCCTCCTATAAAGGGTAGGGTTGAATTTGAGAATGTTTATTTTACCTATGATAACAAAAATTGGGTCTTGAAAAATATAAATTTAAGAGTAATGGAGGGAGAAAAAGTTGCCATAGTAGGCATTAGTGGGGCAGGAAAGACATCTTTAGTTAATCTTATCCCGCGCTTTATAGATCCTACCTTGGGTAGGGTAAAAATTGATGGCTACGATTTAAGGGAAGTAAAATTAAGTTCTTTGAGGAGTCAAATTGGTTTTGTTACTCAAGAAACCATTATTTTTCATGGTACAGTAAGAGATAATATTGCATATAGTAAACCAAATGCAAGTTTGGATGAGGTAATTGAAGCAGCAAAGATGGCAAAAGCTCATGATTTTATTATGACTTTACCTAATGGATACAACACTATCATAGGAGAAGGAGGAGTAGGACTTTCTGGAGGTCAAGCTCAAAGGATTGCTATAGCAAGAACTATCTTACATAATCCTCGATTAATCATCTTAGATGAGGCAACTTCTGCTTTAGATGCAGAATCGGAAGCTTTGATTCAAGAAGCTTTAGAAAATCTAATAAAAGGAAAAACCACCTTCATAGTTGCTCATAGGTTGTCTACTATTAGATGGGTGGATAGAATAATTGTTTTAGATCAAGGAGAAATTGTAGAGGACGGGACCCATGAAGAGTTAATTAATAAGAAGGGAGTTTATGCAAGGTTAATCCATTGGCAATTAGAAGAAGGAGAATTGAGCCATGAAAAAAATTAG
- a CDS encoding acyl-[acyl-carrier-protein]--UDP-N-acetylglucosamine O-acyltransferase, with product MLWEEHKNLSFVHPSAEIGENVIIGPFSIIERNVRIGKNTIIESGVVIKEGTIIGENCHIHSGAILGDVPQDINFKGEKSYLIIGNNVTIREYCVLHRASGEGTATIVGDDCYIMAYSHLAHNVKLGRKVIIANATQIAGYVEIDDQAFISGLVGIHQFVRIGKLAMVGASSKIVKDIPPYALADGNPARVYGINTVGLKRSNYPLEKRNLIKKLFHILYSNLPFEKRLEELLKYEDESAKEIVNFVKGSKRGITASSWREEE from the coding sequence TTGCTTTGGGAGGAGCATAAAAACCTTTCTTTTGTTCATCCTTCCGCCGAGATAGGAGAAAATGTTATTATTGGTCCCTTTTCGATAATAGAAAGGAATGTAAGGATTGGTAAAAATACAATAATTGAAAGTGGGGTAGTTATTAAAGAGGGGACAATTATTGGGGAAAACTGTCATATACATTCTGGAGCAATATTAGGGGATGTTCCTCAAGATATTAATTTCAAAGGAGAAAAGAGCTATCTAATCATAGGAAATAATGTAACTATTAGAGAATATTGTGTATTACATAGGGCGAGTGGGGAAGGAACTGCTACTATAGTAGGAGATGATTGCTATATTATGGCTTATTCCCATTTAGCCCATAATGTAAAATTAGGGCGAAAAGTAATAATTGCCAATGCCACTCAAATTGCAGGATATGTAGAGATCGATGATCAAGCTTTTATCAGTGGGCTCGTTGGTATCCACCAGTTTGTTAGAATTGGAAAACTTGCTATGGTGGGGGCATCCTCAAAGATAGTCAAAGATATACCTCCATATGCTCTTGCAGATGGAAACCCTGCCAGAGTTTATGGAATAAATACTGTTGGCTTGAAAAGATCAAATTATCCCTTAGAGAAAAGAAATCTTATTAAAAAACTTTTCCATATACTTTATTCAAATCTACCCTTTGAAAAAAGGCTTGAAGAATTATTAAAGTATGAGGATGAATCTGCTAAAGAAATAGTAAATTTTGTGAAGGGATCAAAAAGAGGCATTACCGCTTCATCTTGGAGGGAAGAAGAATGA
- the proB gene encoding glutamate 5-kinase, translating into MEQNYKRIVVKIGTSSLVDDMGSLSPEKLLRIVEQCVKLKRLGKEVILVSSGAIASGREIIKGLVGRRDLPAKQALAAVGQVRLMQYYSQLFSLFHQPIAQILLTAEDLYDRKRYLNISNTFTILLKEGVIPIVNENDTVAVEEIKIGDNDTLSAKVACAVNADLLIILSDVEGVYTKDPHKDANAKLISEIYEIDEEIEKLAGPGKGTGGMYTKISSAKIVMSAGIPMVLAKSDIPDVIIRIINGERIGTLFIPKKEHTQRKKHWLLFITKPEGKVYIDDGAITAILKKGKSLLPVGVKRIEGVFGSGDVVSICTLEGEEIGRGISNYSSLELSQIIGKTKEEIENQMELSYEEVVHRDNLVVIKND; encoded by the coding sequence ATGGAGCAGAATTATAAAAGAATTGTAGTTAAGATAGGGACCTCAAGCCTTGTAGATGATATGGGGTCCCTATCTCCCGAAAAACTTCTTAGAATTGTAGAACAATGTGTAAAACTTAAGAGATTAGGGAAAGAAGTAATTCTTGTTTCTTCTGGAGCGATTGCATCAGGTAGGGAGATAATAAAGGGCTTAGTAGGAAGAAGAGATTTACCTGCAAAACAAGCTTTGGCAGCGGTAGGACAAGTTAGATTAATGCAGTACTATTCTCAGCTCTTTTCCCTATTCCATCAACCAATAGCTCAAATCTTGCTTACTGCGGAAGATCTCTATGATAGAAAAAGGTATTTAAATATATCCAACACCTTTACCATTTTATTAAAAGAGGGAGTAATTCCAATAGTTAATGAGAATGATACTGTGGCAGTAGAAGAGATAAAAATAGGTGATAATGATACTCTTTCTGCTAAAGTTGCTTGTGCTGTAAATGCGGATCTACTCATTATCTTGTCTGATGTAGAGGGTGTTTATACAAAAGATCCTCATAAAGATGCAAACGCAAAACTTATATCCGAGATTTATGAGATAGATGAGGAGATAGAAAAGTTGGCAGGACCTGGCAAAGGTACTGGCGGTATGTATACAAAAATTTCTTCTGCTAAAATTGTAATGTCCGCTGGAATTCCCATGGTTTTAGCAAAGTCAGATATTCCAGATGTAATAATTAGAATAATAAATGGAGAAAGAATTGGAACTCTTTTTATACCTAAAAAAGAGCATACCCAAAGAAAAAAACATTGGCTTCTATTTATAACAAAACCTGAAGGAAAGGTCTACATAGATGATGGGGCAATAACAGCCATTCTAAAAAAAGGAAAAAGTCTGCTTCCTGTAGGAGTTAAAAGGATTGAGGGAGTTTTTGGAAGTGGTGATGTAGTCTCCATTTGTACCCTTGAAGGGGAGGAGATAGGAAGAGGCATATCAAATTATAGTAGTCTTGAACTTTCCCAGATAATAGGAAAAACAAAAGAGGAAATAGAAAACCAAATGGAGCTTTCCTATGAAGAAGTTGTACATCGGGATAATTTAGTAGTTATAAAGAACGATTAA
- the lptB gene encoding LPS export ABC transporter ATP-binding protein codes for MPLETLGIYKYYGKRCVVKNVTLQVEPGMVVGLLGPNGAGKTTTFYTIMGEVFADAGKVLLEGEDITYLSMPKRAKKGLGYLAQDPTIFRKLSVEDNIRLVLELTNLTPLEQKKKLEELIEEFQLQKVRKNYGYTLSGGERRRVEIARVLALSPKYILLDEPFAGVDPLTVQNLQETIHYLRSKNLGILITDHNVRDTLAITDFAYIIYSGEILISGTPEEIVNNDLAKKFFLGERFNI; via the coding sequence ATGCCTTTAGAAACACTTGGAATCTATAAATATTATGGTAAAAGGTGTGTAGTAAAGAATGTAACATTGCAGGTTGAACCTGGAATGGTGGTAGGATTATTGGGTCCAAATGGAGCTGGGAAAACTACCACCTTCTATACAATCATGGGAGAGGTCTTTGCGGATGCTGGAAAGGTCCTTTTAGAGGGGGAAGATATAACCTATCTTTCTATGCCAAAAAGGGCAAAAAAGGGTTTAGGATATTTGGCTCAAGATCCAACTATATTTAGAAAGCTTTCTGTTGAGGATAACATAAGATTAGTTTTGGAACTTACAAACTTAACTCCCTTAGAACAAAAAAAGAAATTGGAAGAGTTAATAGAAGAGTTTCAACTTCAAAAAGTAAGGAAAAATTATGGATACACTTTATCAGGAGGGGAAAGGAGAAGAGTAGAAATAGCAAGGGTCTTGGCTCTTTCCCCTAAATATATACTTCTTGATGAACCCTTTGCAGGTGTTGACCCCTTAACGGTACAAAACTTGCAAGAGACCATTCATTACTTGAGAAGTAAAAATTTAGGAATCTTAATTACAGATCATAATGTAAGAGACACCTTAGCCATTACTGATTTTGCCTATATAATATATTCTGGAGAGATTTTGATCTCTGGAACTCCAGAGGAGATTGTGAATAATGACTTAGCCAAGAAGTTTTTCTTAGGGGAGAGGTTTAATATATAA